The Fragaria vesca subsp. vesca linkage group LG2, FraVesHawaii_1.0, whole genome shotgun sequence genome includes a window with the following:
- the LOC101314433 gene encoding mitogen-activated protein kinase homolog NTF3-like, producing MATPVAPPNGVRSEGKHYFSMWQTLFEIDTKYVPIKPIGRGAYGIVCSSVNRETNEKVAIKKINNAFENRIDALRTLRELKLLQHLRHENVISLKDVMMPIQRNSFKDVYLVYELMDTDLHQIIKSSQPLSNDHCQYFLFQLLRGLKYLHSANILHRDLKPGNLLINANCDLKICDFGLARTRKGKDQFMTEYVVTRWYRAPELLLCCDNYGTSIDVWSVGCIFAELLGRKPIFPGTECLNQLKLIINILGSQREEDIEFIDNPKAKKYIKSLPYSPGTPFSCLYPDAHPLAIDLLQKMLVFDPSKRIGVTEALQHPYMSQLYDPNGNPPAEVPIDLDIDEDLGEEMIREMMWSEMLLYHPEAVASNGQVYS from the exons ATGGCGACTCCGGTGGCGCCTCCGAATGGTGTGAGATCAGAAGGGAAGCATTACTTTTCAATGTGGCAGACGTTGTTTGAGATTGACACGAAATACGTGCCGATTAAGCCGATTGGGAGAGGAGCCTACGGCATCGTGTGCTCTTCTGTGAACAGAGAGACCAACGAGAAAGTGGCGATCAAGAAGATCAACAATGCGTTCGAGAATCGTATCGATGCGTTACGGACTTTGAGAGAATTGAAGCTGCTGCAGCATCTTCGGCACGAGAATGTGATTTCTCTGAAAGATGTGATGATGCCGATTCAGAGGAATAGTTTCAAGGATGTGTATTTGGTGTATGAGCTCATGGATACGGATCTTCATCAGATTATTAAATCTTCGCAGCCTCTTTCGAATGATCATTGCCAGTATTTCCTGTTTCAG CTGCTTCGAGGCCTAAAGTATCTCCATTCTGCAAACATTCTCCATCGTGATTTGAAGCCTGGCAATCTTCTTATCAACGCAAACTGTGACCTTAAAATATGTGATTTTGGGCTAGCACGTACAAGAAAAGGGAAAGACCAGTTCATGACTGAGTATGTTGTCACTCGTTGGTATAGGGCTCCAGAGCTACTCCTGTGCTGCGATAACTATGGAACTTCCATTGATGTATGGTCTGTTGGGTGCATCTTTGCTGAGCTTCTTGGCCGGAAGCCTATCTTCCCTGGCACAGAATGTCTCAACCAACTTAAACTTATAATTAACATCCTTGGCAGCCAGAGGGAGGAGGATATTGAATTTATAGACAATCCAAAGGCGAAGAAGTACATCAAGTCACTGCCATATTCTCCTGGGACGCCCTTCTCCTGTCTTTACCCCGATGCCCATCCTTTGGCCATCGATCTACTACAGAAGATGCTTGTTTTTGACCCATCAAAGAGGATCGGTGTCACTGAAGCACTCCAACACCCTTACATGTCCCAATTGTATGATCCGAATGGTAACCCTCCCGCTGAGGTACCAATTGATCTTGACATAGACGAGGACTTGGGAGAAGAGATGATAAGGGAGATGATGTGGAGTGAAATGCTTCTATACCATCCTGAAGCTGTTGCAAGCAACGGTCAAGTGTATTCCTAA